A genomic segment from Chitinophaga flava encodes:
- a CDS encoding putative quinol monooxygenase: MNRTKMLLWQLACIVFAMPALGCQLTNQDSREPASVYPNTRVTIDVSAAVLFLHIPDAHGYNLEDSCVRKLSEKKYQTMSITITTMEKFVIAKLFIRPEFTDEFNKALEELAVLTRKEPGCIEYTYYPEPAEKGAFTLIEHYQDQPGVHYHFQQAYLAAFVKKLEGWKSKDLKVYFLSVEPEALKDDK, translated from the coding sequence ATGAATCGTACAAAGATGCTTTTATGGCAGCTTGCCTGTATTGTATTTGCCATGCCTGCCTTAGGATGCCAGTTAACAAATCAGGACAGCCGGGAGCCGGCAAGTGTATATCCGAATACCCGCGTGACTATCGATGTGTCCGCAGCTGTATTATTTCTTCATATACCGGATGCTCATGGATATAACCTGGAAGACAGCTGCGTGAGAAAACTATCAGAAAAAAAATATCAAACAATGAGTATTACAATTACAACAATGGAAAAATTTGTTATCGCAAAGCTGTTTATCCGGCCGGAATTTACAGATGAATTCAATAAGGCACTGGAAGAACTCGCCGTGCTGACCAGGAAGGAACCCGGCTGTATCGAATATACTTATTATCCTGAGCCTGCGGAAAAGGGTGCATTTACATTGATAGAGCACTATCAGGATCAGCCTGGCGTCCATTATCATTTCCAGCAGGCTTACCTGGCAGCATTTGTCAAAAAGCTGGAAGGATGGAAATCGAAAGACCTGAAGGTTTATTTTTTATCGGTCGAGCCTGAAGCGTTAAAAGACGACAAGTAG
- a CDS encoding helix-turn-helix domain-containing protein, with translation MHVLLKKTSYLPTLILRPYIDRFWTAEGTAPAYSLPTMAVGTGAEMIFQLKAPMMIVSQDNTLHTPPMHAIYCIRNQYYKATINKDHFFIAIRFKAGAIRHFCPVPVADVTESFPDINMLYGDEGRRLTERLNSSTSISQQLEWIEGFLLSLLNKYHRPHTLVDEAVRQLYYNREIPDLISFSANLGSSYRQFERVFINNVGITPKSFQQTARLNNTLKHLLSHQIRDYLPVAFDFGYYDQSHFIRACRRFFGDKPGAILSPASQDQHFYLSSFNASGSTDKK, from the coding sequence ATGCATGTGCTGCTAAAAAAGACGTCTTACCTGCCGACTCTTATTCTTCGCCCATATATTGACCGCTTTTGGACCGCCGAAGGTACCGCCCCTGCTTATTCTCTGCCGACAATGGCTGTGGGTACAGGTGCAGAAATGATCTTCCAGCTCAAAGCTCCCATGATGATCGTTTCCCAGGATAACACCCTTCATACGCCACCCATGCATGCGATCTACTGCATTCGCAACCAGTATTACAAAGCCACGATTAACAAAGATCACTTCTTCATTGCCATTCGGTTTAAAGCGGGCGCCATCAGGCACTTCTGCCCTGTACCTGTGGCTGATGTTACAGAAAGTTTTCCGGATATAAATATGCTCTATGGAGATGAAGGCAGAAGATTAACAGAAAGATTGAATAGCAGCACAAGCATATCGCAACAACTGGAATGGATCGAAGGTTTCCTGCTCAGCCTTTTAAACAAATATCATCGTCCTCATACATTGGTAGATGAAGCAGTCAGACAGCTGTACTATAATCGTGAGATCCCTGATCTGATATCTTTCAGCGCCAATCTGGGAAGTAGCTACCGCCAGTTTGAACGGGTTTTTATAAACAATGTGGGCATTACTCCCAAATCATTCCAGCAGACAGCACGATTGAACAATACCTTAAAACACCTTTTATCGCACCAGATCAGGGATTACCTCCCGGTAGCCTTCGATTTCGGATATTATGACCAGTCCCATTTCATAAGGGCTTGCAGGCGATTTTTCGGTGATAAGCCAGGTGCTATCCTATCCCCTGCAAGCCAGGATCAGCATTTCTACTTGTCGTCTTTTAACGCTTCAGGCTCGACCGATAAAAAATAA